The genomic region ACGACCTCTACATGATCAAAGCCTGGATGCCGAACGACACTAGGTATCTCTTGCAGCTTATCCGGAGGTATATCTGTTAAGAAATACGGCTTATATCCTGTCTTATCATGATAAACTATGACTTCGCCACGCTGATCATCATATAGCTTTACAACTGCAACACCTGCATCACCATCATAATAGGTTTGTATGAGAAAGCCCTTATCTCCCTCAACGGCTTCACGCGGAAGCCTAAGAAGAGGCAACGAGCTAAGGCTTCTCAAAGAATCTACTTCAGCTTCTTTTAGAGACTCATAAAGCGATACATCAATAGATTCATCTTCACCCGCTTGCTCCTTCGCCGCACTGACATTAGACAAGTTAGCCTCAACATTTTCTTTATAACGCTCTTTAGCGTCATGCTCCTCTATTGAACTAGGCTTCTCGCTAAGCATATCGACAGAAGCACTATCTACGCTAAGCTCGCGAGTTCTTTGAGACTTAAGCTCGTTCAACAACTCCTCAAGACTTCCAGCTGCAGAATCGTTATCCTTAGAAGGCGGTGTTAAAGAGGCAGAATTGTTCTTCTTAGGAAACTCTTGTTCCTTCTCTTTTCTATCTTCTTTCTTGCCGAGAAATTCTAGTAGGCTCTTTACACCCTCAGGACGCTGGCGCAAACGCCGCGGCGGCATCTATCTAGCGCACCCATAGTAACATAGTATTAGAGCGTAACACCGTATAAGAGCACTCAGACCATTCAGACCATTATAGATCCTGGCTACTTCACGAATCGAGATACCAACTAAAACAAGGCTTTTAAGGGAAATAACGATTATTCGTCTATTAACACGGCTGGGCCCGTAGTCTAGCCAGGATAGGACGCCGGCCTGCGGAGCCGGTAGTCCGGGGTTCAAATCCCCGCGGGCCCGCCACCTTTCATTCTATATACCGTTTATTTGTCATGGCTTGCTGCTCTACGTCGTACCTAGTGTACTGTACAATGGTCTTATCAGTTGTAACTCCAAGCTGTGGAGTAAGTAGCCACCATATTGTGGGACTACATGGAGAAATATCTGATGGATTCCAAATTTTAACATTATGATACTATACTTTTGCAAAGATGTATTGATTATATTGTGAAATATGTGTATACCTCTATCGGTGATGGGTACGAGTTTATTTCGCGAGACTCTTGTCTCTTTTGCTCAACGAATCCTTCTATTACCTCTTTGGTAAATATCGGTTTTAGGAAGTCGTTGTCGCTTTCTAGCTCATCAAGGGCCTCGTCAAGGCTTCTGGGTAGTTCCTTTATTCCTAGTCTCTTCTTTTCTTCTTCGCTCATAGTATAGACGTTTTTATCGACAGGGTCTCCTGGATCTATTTTCTTCTTTATACCGTCAAGACCGGCTGCAAGTATTGCTGCAAACGCGAGATACGGGTTGGCACTTGGATCTGGTGACCGGAATTCTATTCTCTTCTCCTTCTCTCCTTCTACTCCGTAGCTCGGTATCCTTATTGCAGCGCTTCGGTTAGCTTTGCTCCAAACGAGGTAGACTGGGGCCTCGTAGCCCGGTACTAGTCTCTTATAGCTGTTTACTGTAGGAGCGACAATGGCGGCAAGAGCTCTTCCATGCTCTATTATGCCTCCTATGAAGTATCTTGCTGTTTGACTCAGCTGAGCATAGTCGTCATCGGGGTCGTAGAAGAGGTTGTGTTCATTACTCCACAAGCTTATATGTGTGTGCATTCCGTTCCCATTATCTCCGGCAACGGGCTTGGGCATAAAGACTGCCCATAAGCCATACTTTGCCGCAATATTACGAGCAACATACTTCAGTGTTATAACTCTATCAGCTGTTTCAACGAGTTCTCCGAACCTAAAACCTATCTCGACTTGTCCGAGAGCAGCTACCTCATGATGCATGCT from Pyrofollis japonicus harbors:
- the glnA gene encoding type I glutamate--ammonia ligase, which produces MNNIIGGIPKEVQWIELQFTDLAGYLRSVTVASREIDEKAIKQGLSLLDGSSVEGFTSIDESDLRLKPVLETFAVIPWRDRSGRVVAEIYDRSGRYAKDPRYIAERAVKYLDSLGMKAYFGPEVEFMLLSKVYFDVASPVTGLCYKVESLEYPPSANGSGFQRIKKAYHTPEPFNRVYPVLIEIADTLEKYFGFRIESMHHEVAALGQVEIGFRFGELVETADRVITLKYVARNIAAKYGLWAVFMPKPVAGDNGNGMHTHISLWSNEHNLFYDPDDDYAQLSQTARYFIGGIIEHGRALAAIVAPTVNSYKRLVPGYEAPVYLVWSKANRSAAIRIPSYGVEGEKEKRIEFRSPDPSANPYLAFAAILAAGLDGIKKKIDPGDPVDKNVYTMSEEEKKRLGIKELPRSLDEALDELESDNDFLKPIFTKEVIEGFVEQKRQESREINSYPSPIEVYTYFTI